From Chitinophagales bacterium, the proteins below share one genomic window:
- a CDS encoding T9SS type A sorting domain-containing protein: MKIKLLLLSIAAFLQLMATSQSFGQVLTDWEDIKTGGPQLPVYVPPPAVYHDGMRAVSFTISYNGFTGEAQAAFQYASTIWSVLLNSTVPIKVNAWFVPLPAGLLGITLPNGRKNFAGAPQPDVWYATSLANAIAGTELNSGEADFDLYLNNTINWYYGIDGNGPGNKYDFVSIVLHEMCHGLGFVGLAKTDGTTGSFGLLQASDFAPIVTSFPWPALDTLPGIYDTKLEDATGTPLTSLSNPSSGLNTVFTGNQVYFNGDLAILLNGGVKPRMYAPAVFALGSSLLHLNESTYPAGNINELMTPFAGTANAVHDPGPIVMGILQDIGWSINYNVGIGNMMEEKKMIAVFPNPVHQLMHLQLPQESNVFNMHIELWDIYGKCRMRQENLPDAIDVSDLPAGHYLLLAIDGDNTYQVKFTKD; encoded by the coding sequence ATGAAAATAAAGCTGCTTCTACTTTCCATCGCGGCCTTCCTGCAATTGATGGCAACGAGTCAATCTTTTGGACAAGTTTTAACAGATTGGGAAGATATCAAAACCGGTGGACCGCAGCTGCCTGTTTATGTACCACCACCGGCAGTTTACCACGATGGCATGCGCGCGGTTTCGTTTACCATCAGCTATAATGGCTTCACCGGTGAGGCGCAGGCAGCTTTTCAATATGCGTCAACGATCTGGTCGGTATTGCTGAATTCAACCGTACCGATAAAAGTGAATGCATGGTTCGTGCCATTGCCCGCCGGTTTACTGGGTATCACGCTTCCAAATGGCAGAAAGAATTTTGCGGGAGCACCACAACCGGATGTGTGGTATGCCACTTCCCTGGCCAACGCAATTGCCGGAACCGAATTAAACAGCGGTGAAGCCGATTTCGATCTTTACCTGAACAACACCATCAACTGGTACTACGGAATCGATGGAAATGGCCCGGGAAACAAATATGATTTTGTTTCCATTGTGCTGCACGAAATGTGTCACGGTTTAGGATTTGTCGGCTTGGCAAAAACTGATGGGACTACCGGCTCCTTTGGCCTGTTGCAAGCATCAGACTTCGCCCCTATTGTAACCTCATTCCCGTGGCCTGCGCTTGACACTCTACCAGGCATATATGATACGAAGCTCGAAGATGCTACCGGTACGCCGTTGACTTCTCTTTCCAATCCTTCAAGCGGACTGAATACAGTATTTACAGGCAACCAGGTATATTTTAACGGAGACCTTGCCATATTGCTAAATGGAGGAGTGAAGCCTAGAATGTACGCTCCTGCTGTATTTGCACTGGGTTCCAGTCTGCTTCACCTCAATGAATCAACTTACCCTGCCGGCAACATCAATGAACTGATGACACCATTTGCCGGCACTGCCAATGCAGTACACGATCCGGGACCGATCGTCATGGGAATTTTACAAGACATAGGCTGGAGCATCAATTATAATGTTGGTATCGGAAATATGATGGAGGAGAAAAAAATGATTGCAGTTTTTCCCAATCCTGTACATCAGCTGATGCATCTGCAGCTCCCTCAGGAAAGCAACGTTTTTAATATGCATATAGAATTATGGGATATCTATGGCAAATGCAGGATGCGGCAGGAAAATTTACCTGATGCTATTGATGTATCTGATCTTCCGGCAGGGCATTATCTGCTCCTGGCAATAGATGGAGATAATACGTATCAGGTGAAATTTACAAAGGACTGA
- a CDS encoding insulinase family protein, translating into MRFFQTLLLVCLLCLAAAGQQYDLQTIIPVDPAVRTGVLSNGLTYYIRKNSKPEHRAELRLVVNAGSVLESEQQQGLAHFCEHMAFNGTANFKKSELVDFLERTGMRFGADLNAYTSFDETVYMLQIPTDTEKIFLKGIQVLQDWAHAVSFEDDEIDKERGVVVEEWRLGQGAAERMQRQYYPVLFYDSRYAVRLPIGKKDIIENAPYDTLRNFYKSWYRPDLMAVVAVGDFDPVKVETLIRENFSAMVNPLKAKERVVYPVPDHEQLLVSIATDKEATYTAVSLEYKLPKQILNTIEDYRNALLSEVYLTMSDHRLSEIVQQADPPFTYGSSSFGSLVRSKSAFGSFAIVKDNGVERGLAALLDENERILRYGFTVSEFERAKKEILRNAERAYNEREKTESRNFTSEYVRLFLNKEPAPGIEWEYKIRKTLFDGMVVDDVNAVAKKWISNGTNCVIGITQPQKEGIMLPAEDRIRKIFMDSKSRQLEPYIDKAMDKALIDVPPMPSKVMMEHKIPSYNITQWELANGVKVILKPTDFKNDEVLLNGYSWGGTSIYEDQDYMSAVYAAGIISHSGVGSYDAVTLEKFLSDKVVTVSPSVSELQQSVNGNASATDLETMLQLVYLYFTSPRKDSVAFQSAIAQDLAFLQHQHASPEATFRDTIQAVMSQHNFRFQPVDAEKLQQVDFNRAFEIYRELFSAAAGWTFVLVGNFDPEKIRPLIEMYLGGIDRGNSAATYHNLHIVPPAGRLEKTVRIGSEPKSAVRIIFHGLFDYNRANRNEVNALLRLINLKLRETMREDMSGVYGVSVTPSLRHYPEGRYQLSLSFGCAPGRVEQLISAALAVIDSVKRNGCNADDLLKVKEQLWKERELNLKQNSFWLSAIIQSEMNKENVLELDAYHQQVDRLSSADFKRLTAQYFNGDNTAQFILYPAD; encoded by the coding sequence ATGCGGTTTTTTCAAACTTTGTTATTGGTGTGCCTGCTGTGCCTCGCTGCTGCCGGCCAGCAATACGATCTCCAAACAATAATTCCGGTTGATCCGGCCGTCAGAACAGGCGTGCTCTCCAATGGCCTCACTTATTATATCCGGAAGAACAGTAAACCTGAACATCGTGCTGAACTCCGGCTGGTAGTGAATGCAGGATCTGTGCTTGAATCAGAACAGCAGCAGGGACTGGCTCATTTCTGCGAACATATGGCATTTAACGGAACGGCAAATTTCAAAAAGAGTGAGCTGGTGGATTTTCTGGAACGCACCGGCATGCGCTTCGGGGCCGACCTGAATGCTTACACAAGTTTTGATGAAACAGTGTACATGTTGCAGATCCCTACCGATACGGAAAAAATTTTTTTAAAAGGCATTCAGGTTTTGCAGGATTGGGCGCATGCTGTATCATTTGAGGATGATGAAATAGATAAAGAACGCGGTGTGGTGGTAGAAGAATGGCGGCTGGGACAGGGGGCCGCTGAAAGAATGCAGCGCCAGTATTACCCTGTACTTTTTTATGATTCAAGGTATGCCGTACGTTTACCTATCGGGAAAAAGGACATCATTGAAAATGCGCCATACGACACTTTGCGGAATTTTTATAAAAGCTGGTATCGTCCCGACCTGATGGCTGTGGTTGCTGTCGGCGATTTTGATCCTGTTAAAGTTGAAACGCTCATCCGGGAAAATTTTTCTGCAATGGTGAATCCGTTAAAAGCAAAGGAACGTGTCGTTTATCCGGTGCCTGATCATGAGCAATTGCTGGTCAGCATCGCTACAGACAAAGAGGCGACCTATACTGCCGTTTCTTTGGAATACAAGCTGCCAAAACAAATATTAAATACCATTGAAGACTATCGCAATGCTTTGCTGTCGGAAGTTTATCTGACAATGAGCGATCACCGGCTGAGTGAAATAGTGCAGCAGGCTGATCCTCCTTTCACATATGGCAGTTCTTCATTTGGTTCCCTGGTGAGGTCTAAATCGGCCTTCGGCAGTTTTGCCATTGTGAAGGATAACGGTGTTGAACGCGGGCTTGCCGCTTTGCTCGATGAAAATGAGCGCATTCTCCGTTACGGATTTACCGTTTCGGAGTTTGAACGGGCGAAAAAGGAAATTCTGCGGAATGCCGAACGCGCCTATAATGAAAGGGAAAAGACAGAGTCGCGCAACTTCACATCAGAATATGTGAGGCTGTTCCTGAACAAGGAACCGGCCCCCGGCATAGAATGGGAATACAAGATTAGAAAAACGCTCTTCGATGGCATGGTGGTGGATGATGTAAATGCAGTAGCGAAAAAATGGATCAGCAACGGAACGAACTGTGTGATTGGTATTACGCAGCCGCAAAAGGAAGGCATCATGCTGCCTGCTGAAGATCGCATCCGCAAAATCTTTATGGATAGTAAAAGCAGGCAACTGGAACCATATATTGATAAGGCAATGGACAAAGCCCTGATTGATGTGCCGCCCATGCCTTCGAAAGTGATGATGGAGCATAAAATACCTTCCTACAACATCACACAATGGGAGCTTGCCAACGGAGTAAAGGTTATCCTGAAGCCAACGGATTTCAAAAATGATGAAGTATTGCTGAATGGATACAGCTGGGGCGGCACATCCATTTATGAGGATCAGGATTACATGTCCGCTGTTTACGCTGCCGGCATCATCTCTCACTCCGGTGTCGGGAGTTATGATGCCGTAACACTTGAAAAATTCCTGAGCGATAAAGTGGTGACTGTTTCGCCATCAGTCAGCGAGTTGCAGCAATCAGTAAATGGAAATGCATCTGCAACAGACCTTGAAACAATGTTGCAACTTGTTTACCTGTATTTTACCTCACCGCGCAAAGACAGTGTGGCTTTTCAATCGGCTATTGCGCAGGATCTCGCTTTTTTGCAACATCAGCATGCAAGCCCTGAAGCTACTTTCCGCGACACGATTCAGGCAGTGATGAGTCAGCATAATTTTCGTTTTCAACCGGTAGATGCTGAAAAACTGCAACAGGTTGATTTCAACCGCGCCTTTGAAATTTACAGGGAACTGTTTTCTGCGGCGGCCGGCTGGACTTTCGTGCTCGTCGGTAATTTTGATCCTGAAAAAATTCGTCCGTTGATTGAAATGTATCTGGGAGGAATTGACCGTGGTAACAGCGCCGCAACCTACCATAATCTCCACATCGTTCCTCCGGCGGGCAGGCTGGAAAAAACAGTGAGGATCGGCAGTGAACCAAAAAGTGCGGTACGGATAATTTTCCACGGCCTTTTCGATTACAACCGTGCAAATCGCAATGAAGTGAATGCGCTGCTGCGTTTGATCAATCTGAAGTTGCGTGAAACCATGCGTGAAGATATGAGTGGCGTGTATGGTGTGAGTGTAACGCCGTCGCTGAGGCATTATCCGGAAGGGCGTTACCAGTTGTCATTGTCTTTTGGCTGTGCGCCTGGCCGCGTGGAGCAATTGATCAGCGCGGCGCTGGCAGTGATAGATTCCGTAAAAAGAAACGGATGTAATGCCGACGATCTGCTGAAAGTCAAGGAGCAGTTATGGAAGGAAAGGGAATTGAATCTTAAGCAGAACAGTTTCTGGCTCAGTGCCATAATTCAAAGTGAGATGAATAAAGAAAATGTGCTTGAACTGGATGCCTATCATCAGCAGGTTGATAGACTGTCTTCCGCCGATTTTAAGCGACTCACTGCACAGTACTTCAATGGCGACAATACAGCCCAATTCATATTATA
- the nth gene encoding endonuclease III gives MTLKERYAGVLAYFELHAPDAATELEYDSPYQLLVAVILSAQCTDKRVNQTTPAFFRRFPDPASLAGSNETEVYPFIKSISYPNNKSRHLAGMARMLMEKFNGEVPADVDLLQQLPGVGRKTANVIASCIFNQPKMAVDTHVFRVSARLGLTKRAKNPQQAEMQLIKHIPKDKISLAHHWLILHGRYVCLARTPKCNACGISQYCSYYEKQQKGKIQSES, from the coding sequence ATGACTTTAAAGGAACGTTATGCCGGTGTGCTGGCTTACTTCGAATTACATGCTCCTGATGCTGCAACAGAACTCGAATATGATTCGCCGTATCAGTTGCTGGTCGCCGTGATTCTTTCGGCTCAATGCACGGATAAGCGGGTTAATCAGACCACACCTGCCTTCTTCAGGCGTTTCCCTGATCCGGCTTCGCTTGCCGGTTCAAATGAAACAGAGGTCTACCCGTTTATTAAGAGCATAAGTTATCCCAATAATAAATCCAGGCACCTGGCCGGCATGGCACGCATGCTCATGGAAAAATTCAACGGTGAAGTGCCGGCCGACGTTGACCTGCTTCAGCAACTGCCGGGCGTCGGACGCAAAACAGCTAATGTGATTGCATCCTGTATTTTCAATCAGCCTAAGATGGCCGTTGATACGCATGTTTTCAGAGTCTCGGCACGATTGGGACTGACTAAAAGGGCAAAAAATCCCCAACAGGCTGAAATGCAACTCATAAAGCACATCCCGAAAGATAAAATCTCTCTCGCTCATCATTGGTTAATATTGCATGGAAGGTACGTATGCCTTGCCCGTACCCCGAAGTGCAATGCCTGCGGAATATCTCAGTATTGTAGTTATTATGAAAAGCAACAGAAGGGGAAAATACAATCGGAAAGCTGA
- the uvrA gene encoding excinuclease ABC subunit UvrA: MSQISNISLEKPNVKGSEKLIFIKGARTHNLKNIDVGIPRNKLVVITGVSGSGKSSLTIDTLYAEGQRRYVESLSAYARQFLMRMNKPDVDYIKGICPAIAIEQRVGTRTSRSTVGSLTEIFEYLRILYARVGKTISPVSGKEVIKHDVSDVVNYVNTLRNGTLVYVAIPFRKIHHRSVKEELNVLLQKGFTRLKMDSEVVKVEDFLAGLKAKDEAKVAEKINIIIDRIAWKKEDKDNQIRLADSVQTAFFESEGDCIIYTEEAGAIPFSNRFELDGMQFEEPTPQFFSFNNPFGACKTCEGFGSVIGIDEDLVIPNKNLSVYEGAIACWKGEKMSEWNEEVIKYARKSDFPIHRPYKDLSEKQKQLLWEGNQYFHGLNEFFKYLETQTYKIQYRVMLSRFRGKTSCPDCKGSRLRKDASYVKVGGASIIDIVLLPVADVFHHFRNLKLSPKEYAVSKRILLEINNRLQLMMEVGLGYLTLNRLSSTLSGGETQRIHLTRTLGSNLTSSLYILDEPSVGLHPRDTDQLVKVLHKLRDLGNTVIVVEHEEEIMRNSDHIIDMGPLAGIYGGEVIYNGSYQDIFQDSESLTGKYLSGELSIPVPAQRRKWINSLQLTGAAEHNLKYINVTFPLQVITVVSGVSGSGKTTLVKKILYPALQKLIGGYGEKAGLFEQLTGDYKMISQVEMVDQNPLGKSSRSNPVTYIKAYDAIRDLYADQRAAKIKGLKPKHFSFNVEGGRCEVCKGEGEIIVEMQFLADVHLLCEECGGKRFKEEVLEVNYKEKNIADVLSMSVTEAIEFFWEEEDIVKRLQPLADVGLGYVKLGQSSSTLSGGEAQRVKLASFLGKGNSSKPVLFIFDEPTTGLHFHDISKLLRSFEMLIENNHTVLIIEHNMEVIKCADYVIDLGPEGGLQGGNLVYQGTPEGLAAVKQSWTGRFLKKHLR; the protein is encoded by the coding sequence ATGAGTCAAATATCAAATATAAGTTTGGAAAAACCAAATGTGAAAGGGTCAGAAAAATTAATTTTTATAAAAGGCGCCCGCACCCACAATCTGAAAAACATAGATGTCGGCATACCTAGAAACAAACTGGTGGTAATTACCGGCGTTTCAGGATCCGGTAAATCGTCACTCACCATTGATACATTGTATGCGGAAGGCCAACGCAGGTATGTGGAATCACTGTCGGCATATGCAAGGCAGTTTCTGATGCGGATGAACAAGCCGGACGTGGATTATATAAAAGGCATTTGCCCTGCAATTGCCATTGAACAACGTGTCGGCACGCGCACTTCCCGGTCCACAGTAGGTTCTCTCACCGAAATTTTTGAATACCTGCGCATCCTGTATGCAAGAGTAGGAAAAACGATTTCACCAGTTTCAGGAAAAGAAGTAATCAAGCATGATGTGAGCGATGTGGTGAACTATGTGAATACCCTGCGTAATGGCACCCTTGTTTATGTTGCTATTCCATTCCGGAAAATACATCACCGCAGCGTGAAAGAAGAACTGAATGTACTCCTGCAAAAAGGCTTTACACGTTTGAAAATGGATAGCGAGGTGGTGAAAGTAGAAGATTTCCTTGCGGGGTTAAAAGCAAAGGATGAAGCAAAAGTTGCAGAAAAAATCAATATTATCATTGACCGCATTGCCTGGAAAAAAGAGGACAAGGACAACCAGATACGATTAGCTGATTCTGTGCAAACGGCTTTCTTTGAAAGTGAAGGTGACTGCATAATTTATACAGAAGAAGCAGGCGCCATTCCGTTTTCAAACCGGTTTGAGCTGGATGGGATGCAGTTTGAAGAACCCACTCCCCAGTTTTTCAGTTTCAATAATCCGTTTGGTGCCTGCAAAACCTGTGAAGGCTTCGGATCTGTTATTGGTATTGATGAAGACCTTGTGATTCCCAACAAGAATTTATCAGTGTATGAAGGCGCCATTGCCTGCTGGAAAGGTGAAAAGATGAGTGAATGGAATGAGGAAGTCATTAAATATGCCCGCAAATCTGATTTTCCCATTCACCGGCCGTACAAAGATCTGTCTGAAAAGCAAAAACAGCTGTTATGGGAAGGCAACCAATATTTTCACGGGCTCAACGAATTCTTTAAATACCTCGAAACGCAAACCTATAAGATACAATACCGCGTAATGCTTTCACGCTTTCGGGGCAAAACATCCTGTCCTGATTGCAAAGGTTCAAGGTTACGAAAAGATGCTTCCTATGTTAAAGTAGGTGGTGCTTCCATTATTGATATCGTGCTCCTGCCGGTTGCGGATGTGTTTCATCACTTCAGGAACCTGAAATTGTCACCTAAAGAGTATGCCGTATCTAAAAGAATTTTGCTCGAAATCAACAACCGCCTGCAGCTCATGATGGAAGTCGGCCTCGGCTACCTCACTTTAAACAGGCTCTCTTCAACCCTCTCCGGCGGAGAGACGCAACGCATTCATCTTACCCGAACGCTGGGAAGCAACCTGACCAGCTCGCTGTATATTCTTGACGAGCCCAGTGTCGGCCTCCACCCTCGCGATACAGATCAGCTTGTTAAGGTATTACATAAACTGCGCGACCTCGGTAATACGGTTATAGTGGTGGAGCATGAAGAAGAAATCATGCGCAACAGTGATCACATCATTGACATGGGGCCGCTTGCCGGTATATATGGCGGAGAGGTGATTTATAACGGGAGCTATCAGGATATCTTTCAAGACAGCGAAAGCCTGACAGGTAAATACCTTTCCGGCGAGCTGTCCATTCCTGTTCCTGCTCAACGACGCAAGTGGATCAATTCATTGCAGCTGACCGGCGCAGCTGAACACAATCTGAAATACATCAATGTAACATTTCCATTGCAGGTTATCACCGTTGTCAGCGGTGTCAGCGGCTCCGGTAAAACAACGCTCGTCAAAAAGATTCTCTATCCTGCATTACAAAAACTTATCGGAGGTTACGGTGAAAAAGCAGGCCTCTTTGAGCAACTCACCGGTGACTACAAGATGATTTCACAAGTAGAAATGGTGGATCAAAATCCATTGGGAAAGTCGTCACGCTCCAATCCTGTAACCTATATCAAAGCTTACGATGCCATACGCGATTTATATGCCGATCAGCGGGCAGCAAAAATCAAAGGACTGAAGCCGAAGCATTTTTCTTTTAATGTGGAAGGCGGCCGGTGTGAGGTATGCAAAGGCGAAGGTGAAATTATCGTGGAGATGCAATTCCTGGCAGATGTGCACCTGCTGTGTGAAGAATGCGGCGGTAAACGCTTTAAGGAGGAGGTGCTGGAAGTGAACTACAAAGAAAAAAATATTGCTGATGTTCTCTCCATGAGCGTTACGGAAGCAATCGAATTTTTTTGGGAAGAAGAAGATATCGTCAAGCGTTTGCAACCGCTCGCTGACGTGGGGTTGGGTTACGTTAAACTGGGACAGTCATCCAGCACACTCAGCGGCGGCGAAGCACAACGGGTTAAGCTTGCATCATTCCTTGGAAAGGGAAATTCGTCAAAACCGGTGCTGTTTATTTTTGATGAACCCACAACCGGACTTCACTTCCATGACATCAGCAAACTGCTGCGGTCATTCGAGATGCTGATTGAAAATAATCACACCGTCCTGATTATTGAGCATAATATGGAAGTAATAAAATGCGCGGATTATGTGATTGATCTCGGACCGGAAGGCGGCCTGCAGGGCGGGAACCTGGTCTACCAGGGCACACCGGAAGGACTGGCGGCGGTCAAACAATCCTGGACAGGCCGGTTTCTGAAAAAGCACCTACGGTAA
- a CDS encoding aspartate aminotransferase family protein has product MLSNRQLFLRHLAQTSDVPMMLEIDRAEGIYLYDIHGKAYIDLISGISVSSIGHRHPAVLAAIDEQLKKHLHLMVYGEYVQSPQVHYASLIVSKLPEQLNAVYFTNSGTEATEGAMKLAKRLTGRSSFISFRNSYHGHTHGALSIMGSEYWKQAYRPLLPGNIILQFNDRKGLEFITADTAALVMEPVQAEAGVVLPTDDFLQRVRSRCDETGALLIFDEIQTGMGRTGSLFCFEHYGVIPDILLTAKAFGGGMPLGAFISSASNMQVLTHDPVLGHLTTFGGHPVSCAAGKAALEVLLNENLMNGVEHRRSLFEKQLVHAAIKAFRSAGLLMAVEFSDEQFCKKVIANCIAAGIITDWFLFAGHCLRLAPPLTISDAEIVLACNLIVQAIDKAISES; this is encoded by the coding sequence ATGCTTTCCAACCGCCAACTGTTTCTCAGGCATCTTGCACAGACTTCTGATGTACCGATGATGCTGGAGATTGACAGAGCCGAGGGAATTTACCTGTACGACATTCATGGCAAAGCGTACATTGACCTTATCTCCGGCATCAGTGTAAGCAGCATTGGTCATCGTCATCCCGCTGTGCTCGCAGCGATAGATGAACAATTGAAAAAGCACCTGCACCTGATGGTGTATGGCGAATATGTGCAGTCGCCGCAAGTGCATTATGCCAGCCTGATTGTGTCAAAACTGCCGGAACAACTGAATGCAGTCTATTTCACCAACTCGGGCACCGAAGCAACAGAAGGTGCCATGAAACTTGCTAAACGGCTGACCGGAAGATCTTCTTTTATTTCGTTTCGAAACAGTTATCATGGGCATACACACGGTGCGCTCAGCATCATGGGAAGTGAATATTGGAAACAGGCTTACAGGCCACTGTTGCCGGGCAACATAATACTGCAGTTTAATGACCGGAAAGGCCTTGAGTTTATTACTGCCGACACTGCCGCCTTGGTAATGGAGCCAGTGCAGGCAGAAGCAGGCGTGGTGCTTCCAACAGATGATTTTCTGCAACGTGTCAGATCGCGATGCGATGAAACCGGAGCGCTCTTGATATTTGATGAAATACAGACCGGTATGGGCCGTACAGGTTCCTTGTTCTGTTTCGAACATTACGGTGTTATTCCTGATATACTGTTGACGGCAAAAGCTTTTGGCGGTGGAATGCCTTTAGGTGCATTTATATCATCTGCTTCAAATATGCAGGTGCTGACACATGATCCTGTTCTTGGTCATCTCACCACATTCGGCGGTCATCCGGTTTCCTGCGCAGCAGGTAAGGCAGCCCTGGAAGTGCTGCTGAACGAAAACCTGATGAACGGTGTGGAACACCGCCGGAGCCTGTTTGAAAAGCAATTGGTACATGCTGCCATCAAGGCATTCAGAAGTGCGGGCTTGCTGATGGCAGTTGAATTCAGTGATGAGCAATTTTGCAAAAAAGTGATCGCAAACTGTATTGCAGCCGGCATAATCACCGACTGGTTTTTATTTGCCGGGCACTGCCTGCGCCTGGCACCACCATTAACCATCTCCGATGCAGAAATAGTTTTGGCGTGTAACCTGATAGTACAGGCTATTGATAAAGCAATTAGTGAATCATAA
- a CDS encoding flavin reductase family protein: MITINPKDISVAQLHAYMLSSIAPRPIAFASTVDREGKPNLAPFSFFNAFGSNPPVLVFSPARRVRDNTTKHTLDNVLEVPEVVINTVNYDMVHQTSLSSVEFERGVNEFEKAGFTAIPSERIKPFRVKESPVQFECSVIEVKPMGDQGGAANLIICEILLMHINESVLNDQSRIDQHKIDLVARLGGDFYVRASGAALFEVHKPNTKPAIGIDQLPGFIRLSKVLTGNNLGQLGNAERIPGKDELASVDIKDAADELNERFSNDEESLEYHRHLLARQFLEEGNLPAAWKVLLAT, from the coding sequence ATGATAACCATAAATCCAAAGGATATTTCTGTCGCCCAGCTGCATGCTTACATGTTATCTTCCATAGCACCGCGGCCCATTGCTTTTGCAAGCACGGTGGACAGGGAAGGGAAACCTAATCTCGCACCATTCAGTTTTTTTAATGCTTTTGGAAGCAATCCGCCGGTTCTTGTCTTTTCTCCTGCGCGCCGTGTTCGTGATAATACCACCAAGCATACCCTCGACAATGTGCTGGAAGTGCCGGAAGTGGTGATTAATACCGTGAATTATGACATGGTACATCAGACTTCCTTATCCAGTGTTGAGTTTGAAAGAGGAGTAAATGAATTTGAAAAAGCTGGTTTTACGGCTATTCCATCTGAAAGAATAAAACCTTTTCGTGTTAAAGAATCGCCGGTGCAATTTGAATGCAGCGTAATTGAAGTGAAACCAATGGGCGATCAGGGTGGTGCAGCAAATCTGATCATTTGCGAAATCTTATTGATGCACATCAACGAATCGGTATTGAATGATCAATCACGCATTGATCAGCATAAAATAGACCTGGTTGCACGGCTCGGAGGCGACTTTTATGTTCGCGCTTCGGGTGCTGCATTATTTGAAGTGCATAAACCGAATACAAAACCCGCTATTGGCATTGATCAGCTGCCCGGCTTCATCCGGTTAAGTAAAGTGCTTACTGGCAACAATCTCGGCCAATTGGGAAACGCTGAACGGATCCCCGGCAAAGATGAGCTGGCTTCCGTAGATATAAAGGATGCTGCAGATGAATTGAATGAACGATTCAGCAATGATGAAGAATCACTGGAGTATCACCGGCATCTGCTGGCCCGGCAATTCCTGGAGGAAGGAAACCTGCCGGCTGCATGGAAGGTGCTGCTGGCAACATAG
- a CDS encoding sigma-70 family RNA polymerase sigma factor — MQTQVLNDEALVLQYMHGNEQALEILIRRHKSKVFTSIFMFVRDQYLAEDLFQDTFIKVVKKLRAQQYQEEGKFLPWVMRIAHNLCIDYYRKTRRTPQITTPDGFDIFNVLQFSDGNPEKMMIRQQSHQKVREMVDHLPAEQKEVVILRHYADLSFKEIADITNVSINTALGRMRYALINLRKLQKEKQIAL, encoded by the coding sequence ATGCAAACTCAGGTTCTTAATGATGAAGCCCTTGTGCTTCAGTACATGCATGGCAATGAACAAGCGCTTGAAATTTTAATCAGGCGGCACAAAAGTAAAGTATTCACTTCCATTTTCATGTTTGTACGTGATCAATACCTGGCGGAAGACCTCTTCCAGGATACCTTTATCAAAGTGGTGAAAAAGTTAAGAGCGCAGCAATACCAGGAAGAAGGGAAGTTCTTACCCTGGGTAATGCGTATTGCGCATAACCTGTGTATTGATTATTACAGGAAAACCAGGCGTACTCCGCAAATCACCACACCGGATGGGTTTGACATCTTTAATGTGCTGCAATTTTCAGATGGTAACCCGGAAAAGATGATGATACGGCAGCAGTCGCATCAGAAAGTGCGGGAAATGGTGGATCATTTGCCGGCTGAACAAAAAGAAGTGGTCATTCTTCGTCATTACGCCGATTTAAGCTTTAAAGAGATAGCCGATATTACGAATGTGAGTATCAACACTGCTCTGGGCCGCATGCGTTATGCACTGATCAATTTGCGTAAGCTTCAAAAAGAAAAGCAGATTGCTTTATAG